The Halopseudomonas sabulinigri genome window below encodes:
- the efeB gene encoding iron uptake transporter deferrochelatase/peroxidase subunit has protein sequence MSEYDNNAGGGCPFAGLNRRRFLQGLGAAGLGAASLSAVAAANTAGGQGRAVEVTDAPSSAATFQAHDFHGAHQQGITTPRPAVGMIAAFDVLSTDRAGLERLLRILSERIAFLTRGGRVEQRDARFPPTDSGILGPQVAPDALTITVSVGASLFDQRFGLAAAKPRHLQRMVAFPNDALDAARCHGDLSLQFCANTEGTTIHALRDIIKNTPGLLLLRWKQEGTVPVMAPKADGSTESARNYLGFRDGTANPQADDRQLMQKVVWVDGSEGEPAWARNGSYQAVRIIRNFVERWDRTPLQEQEAIFGRRRDSGAPMSGTVEHDEPHYADDPKGEITALDSHIRLANPRTAGSERNLILRRPFNYSNGVEANGQLDMGLLFIAYQADLEAGFISVQQRLDGEPLEEYIKPVGGGYFFTLPGIQQGDFLGSSLLTAS, from the coding sequence CTGTCCCTTCGCCGGTCTGAACCGACGGCGGTTTTTGCAAGGCTTGGGCGCTGCCGGTCTGGGGGCGGCCAGCCTGAGCGCCGTCGCTGCCGCTAACACTGCTGGCGGTCAGGGCAGGGCGGTAGAGGTAACAGATGCGCCCTCGAGCGCCGCCACCTTTCAGGCACATGACTTTCATGGTGCGCATCAGCAGGGCATTACCACGCCGCGCCCGGCGGTGGGCATGATCGCCGCCTTCGATGTGCTGAGTACCGATCGCGCGGGCCTTGAGCGCTTACTGCGGATACTGTCCGAGCGCATTGCCTTTCTGACCCGCGGCGGTCGAGTAGAACAGCGCGACGCGCGCTTCCCACCGACCGACTCCGGCATCCTCGGCCCGCAGGTAGCGCCCGATGCGCTGACCATCACCGTGTCGGTGGGGGCCTCATTGTTTGATCAGCGGTTTGGGCTGGCAGCGGCCAAGCCGCGCCATCTGCAGCGTATGGTGGCATTCCCCAACGACGCCTTGGACGCAGCACGTTGCCATGGCGATTTGTCTTTGCAGTTCTGTGCCAACACCGAAGGCACCACCATTCACGCGCTGCGCGACATTATCAAGAACACCCCCGGTCTTTTGTTGCTGCGCTGGAAGCAGGAGGGCACCGTGCCGGTGATGGCGCCTAAAGCCGACGGCTCCACCGAGAGTGCGCGTAACTATCTGGGTTTTCGTGATGGTACCGCCAACCCGCAGGCCGATGACCGCCAGCTGATGCAGAAGGTGGTTTGGGTCGATGGCAGCGAGGGTGAACCAGCCTGGGCGCGTAATGGCAGCTATCAGGCGGTGCGCATCATTCGCAATTTTGTCGAGCGCTGGGATCGCACGCCGCTGCAGGAGCAAGAAGCCATTTTTGGCCGCCGGCGTGACAGCGGCGCGCCCATGTCGGGCACCGTGGAGCACGATGAGCCGCACTATGCCGATGACCCGAAGGGTGAGATTACCGCGCTGGACTCACATATCCGTCTGGCCAACCCGCGCACTGCGGGCAGCGAGCGCAATCTGATTCTGCGTCGGCCGTTCAATTACTCCAATGGCGTTGAGGCTAATGGCCAGCTGGATATGGGCTTGCTGTTCATTGCTTATCAGGCCGACCTGGAGGCGGGTTTTATCAGCGTACAACAGCGCCTGGATGGCGAGCCGCTGGAGGAATACATCAAACCGGTGGGTGGGGGCTATTTCTTTACCCTGCCGGGCATACAACAGGGGGATTTCCTGGGCAGCAGCCTGCTGACTGCCAGCTGA
- the efeO gene encoding iron uptake system protein EfeO, producing MSLPRTLFIAASAFGLIGMQASAHAAVAPQDLVAPITDYKLYVLDNLEQFTAHSREFTEAIKAGDVKKAQALYAPSRVYYERIEPIAELFADLDASIDAREDDYEKGVKDPEFTGFHRLEYALFHDQSTDGMAPYAERLMSDVEDLEQRVAGLTFPPEKVVGGAAALMEEVAATKVSGEEDRYSRTDLWDFQGNVDGAKKIFELVKPLAAEEDAAFVQRVEDNFASMEATLAHYYVQKGDVDSGFVSYEQVSDADRRALVGPVTVLAEELSTLRGLLGLN from the coding sequence ATGTCATTACCTCGCACCTTGTTTATTGCCGCCAGCGCCTTTGGCCTGATCGGCATGCAGGCCTCAGCGCACGCAGCGGTGGCGCCGCAGGATCTGGTCGCGCCCATCACTGATTACAAACTCTATGTGCTGGATAATCTGGAGCAGTTTACTGCCCACAGCCGCGAATTCACCGAGGCCATCAAGGCCGGTGACGTGAAGAAAGCGCAGGCGCTCTACGCCCCCTCGCGCGTTTACTACGAGCGCATCGAGCCGATTGCCGAGCTCTTTGCCGATCTGGATGCCAGCATCGATGCGCGGGAAGATGACTATGAGAAAGGCGTCAAGGACCCGGAGTTCACCGGCTTTCATCGCCTGGAATACGCGCTCTTTCACGATCAGAGCACTGATGGCATGGCGCCTTACGCAGAGCGCCTGATGAGCGATGTGGAAGATCTGGAACAACGCGTTGCCGGCTTGACCTTCCCGCCTGAGAAAGTCGTGGGCGGCGCAGCAGCGCTGATGGAAGAAGTGGCCGCCACCAAGGTGTCGGGGGAAGAGGACCGTTACAGCCGCACCGACCTGTGGGATTTTCAGGGCAACGTCGACGGCGCCAAGAAAATCTTTGAACTGGTCAAGCCGCTGGCGGCGGAAGAAGATGCCGCCTTCGTGCAGCGCGTGGAAGACAACTTTGCTTCGATGGAAGCGACGCTGGCGCATTACTACGTGCAGAAAGGCGATGTAGACAGCGGCTTTGTCAGTTACGAGCAGGTCAGCGATGCCGACCGCCGTGCGCTGGTGGGACCGGTGACAGTGCTGGCCGAAGAGCTATCTACGCTGCGTGGATTGCTGGGTCTGAACTGA